In Leptolyngbya sp. SIO1E4, one DNA window encodes the following:
- a CDS encoding response regulator: MALIAQQMVNRQQGIRRTQMHGTVVYVAYLPLQSANWSMGLVIPQGEIENQLRLLDLMALVIVGLTSVMILILWQIQTFKQRALTKAKVAAETASRTKSEFLANMSHELRTPLNAILGMTEGLQESIFGQINPQQSEALQTINHSASHLRELINDLLDVAKIESDRMELDCQPTAVKLLCQSSLAFIQQQALKKSIQITTELPSNLPDLWVDERRIRQVLLNLLDNAVKFTPDSGQITLKVSPIKFPVDQEGRNFAPAHYLRISITDTGIGIAPNAIKKLFQPFVQIDSALNRQYAGSGLGLALVKRIVELHGGRVGVKSQVGRGSSFTVDLPCVVTAAASPISPHRPEPSSVDTRFSIQGSAPLILLAEDNEANIRTVSSFLKAKGYRTLLAKNGIEAITLAQSETPDLILIDIQMPGINGLEAIHQIRHDTTVADVPIIALTALSMAGDRERCLAAGANEYLSKPVKLKQLVITIQQCLAP, from the coding sequence ATGGCGCTGATCGCTCAGCAGATGGTCAATCGTCAGCAGGGCATCAGACGCACTCAGATGCATGGAACCGTCGTATACGTCGCCTATTTACCCTTGCAATCGGCCAATTGGTCGATGGGGCTCGTTATTCCCCAAGGGGAAATTGAAAACCAGCTGCGGCTGCTGGATTTAATGGCCCTGGTTATTGTCGGGCTGACCAGTGTGATGATTTTGATTCTTTGGCAAATTCAGACGTTTAAGCAACGCGCTCTGACAAAAGCCAAAGTCGCGGCTGAAACCGCTAGCCGTACCAAAAGTGAATTCCTTGCCAACATGAGCCATGAACTTCGCACCCCCCTGAACGCCATTCTGGGCATGACCGAAGGGCTACAAGAAAGTATCTTTGGCCAAATTAACCCTCAACAGAGCGAAGCACTTCAGACGATTAACCACAGCGCCTCGCATTTACGAGAGCTGATTAATGATCTGCTTGATGTGGCCAAAATTGAATCTGATCGGATGGAATTAGACTGCCAGCCTACCGCTGTCAAGCTTCTCTGCCAATCTAGTTTGGCCTTTATCCAACAGCAAGCACTGAAAAAAAGCATCCAGATTACAACTGAACTGCCCTCCAATTTGCCTGATTTATGGGTAGATGAGCGTCGCATCAGACAGGTCTTGCTCAACCTGCTCGACAACGCGGTTAAATTCACCCCGGATAGCGGGCAAATTACCTTAAAAGTCAGCCCTATCAAATTTCCTGTTGATCAAGAAGGTCGCAATTTTGCCCCCGCCCATTATTTACGGATTTCGATTACCGATACCGGCATCGGCATTGCTCCCAACGCTATCAAGAAGCTGTTTCAACCGTTTGTTCAAATTGATAGCGCTCTCAATCGTCAATACGCTGGAAGCGGCCTGGGGTTAGCGCTTGTTAAACGCATCGTCGAACTTCATGGCGGCCGCGTCGGGGTAAAAAGCCAGGTGGGCAGAGGCAGCAGCTTCACAGTTGATTTGCCTTGCGTGGTAACCGCCGCCGCCTCACCCATCTCTCCGCATCGACCTGAACCCAGCAGCGTTGACACCCGCTTCTCCATCCAGGGAAGCGCTCCTTTAATCTTGCTGGCAGAAGACAATGAAGCCAATATCAGAACCGTTTCGAGCTTCTTGAAAGCTAAAGGCTATCGCACGCTTTTAGCCAAAAATGGCATTGAGGCCATCACTCTCGCCCAGTCTGAAACACCCGATTTGATCCTGATAGATATTCAAATGCCGGGAATAAATGGACTGGAAGCGATACATCAGATTCGCCACGATACCACCGTAGCTGACGTCCCCATCATTGCCCTCACTGCGCTGAGCATGGCTGGCGATCGCGAACGTTGCCTGGCTGCTGGAGCGAACGAATACCTGAGTAAGCCTGTCAAGTTAAAGCAATTAGTCATCACCATCCAACAGTGTTTAGCACCCTAG
- a CDS encoding NAD-dependent epimerase → MTNLKILVTGAAGFVGFSLCQRLLSQGKTVLGIDNLNDYYSVQLKRDRLAQLQAYDLFTFQQLDLNDRSGMQTLFEQTAFSDVVHLAAQAGVRYSLQNPYAYADSNLSGFLNILEGCRHQKIGHLVFASSSSVYGANRKVPFATEDNVDHPVSLYAATKKANELMAHAYSHLYGIPMTGLRFFTVYGPWGRPDMAYFKFVDAIAQGRPIEVYNHGKMKRDFTYIDDVVEGIVRVLEHPPQPPSQDAAAGGDSTAPYKIYNIGNHSPVELMRFIEVIETAMGKPAEKIMKPMQPGDVPATYADVDDLMRDVGFKPDTPLEVGIQKFIDWYRSYYSQ, encoded by the coding sequence ATGACAAACTTAAAAATTTTAGTAACCGGAGCCGCAGGATTTGTAGGGTTTTCCCTCTGTCAGCGGTTGCTAAGTCAGGGAAAAACAGTGCTAGGCATTGACAACCTGAATGACTACTATAGTGTCCAATTGAAGCGCGATCGCCTGGCTCAACTCCAAGCCTACGACCTATTTACATTCCAACAGCTGGACTTAAATGACCGGTCAGGCATGCAAACGCTCTTTGAGCAAACAGCGTTTAGTGACGTGGTTCATCTCGCAGCCCAAGCTGGCGTTCGCTATTCGTTGCAAAATCCCTACGCCTATGCCGATAGCAACTTATCAGGTTTTCTCAACATTTTGGAAGGGTGTCGCCATCAAAAAATCGGGCATTTAGTGTTTGCCTCTTCGAGTTCAGTGTATGGCGCGAACCGCAAAGTTCCGTTCGCCACTGAAGATAACGTTGATCACCCAGTCTCTCTGTATGCCGCAACCAAAAAAGCGAATGAGTTGATGGCCCATGCCTACAGCCATCTCTATGGCATTCCCATGACGGGGCTACGTTTTTTCACCGTCTATGGGCCTTGGGGTCGACCCGATATGGCATATTTCAAGTTTGTAGATGCGATCGCCCAAGGGCGACCCATTGAAGTCTACAACCACGGCAAAATGAAGCGCGACTTCACCTACATTGATGACGTGGTAGAAGGCATTGTGCGAGTTCTAGAACACCCACCCCAACCCCCTTCTCAAGATGCAGCAGCAGGGGGCGACTCCACTGCACCGTACAAAATTTACAACATTGGCAACCATAGCCCAGTTGAGCTAATGCGGTTTATTGAAGTGATTGAGACGGCCATGGGGAAACCTGCCGAGAAAATCATGAAACCGATGCAGCCAGGAGACGTGCCTGCCACTTATGCAGACGTCGATGATTTAATGCGAGATGTCGGGTTTAAGCCTGACACCCCCCTAGAAGTTGGTATTCAGAAATTTATTGACTGGTATCGCAGCTATTACTCCCAATGA